In Saccharomyces cerevisiae S288C chromosome V, complete sequence, one DNA window encodes the following:
- the SPI1 gene encoding Spi1p (GPI-anchored cell wall protein involved in weak acid resistance; basal expression requires Msn2p/Msn4p; expression is induced under conditions of stress and during the diauxic shift; SPI1 has a paralog, SED1, that arose from the whole genome duplication): MLSNAKLLLSLAMASTALGLVSNSSSSVIVVPSSDATIAGNDTATPAPEPSSAAPIFYNSTATATQYEVVSEFTTYCPEPTTFVTNGATFTVTAPTTLTITNCPCTIEKPTSETSVSSTHDVETNSNAANARAIPGALGLAGAVMMLL; this comes from the coding sequence ATGTTGTCTAACGCTAAGCTCCTTCTATCATTGGCCATGGCCTCTACGGCTCTCGGATTGGTATCTAATTCTAGTTCCTCTGTAATCGTGGTACCATCAAGCGATGCTACTATTGCCGGTAACGATACAGCCACGCCAGCACCAGAGCCATCATCCGCCGCTCCAATATTCTACAACTCGACTGCTACTGCAACACAGTACGAAGTTGTCAGTGAATTCACTACTTACTGCCCAGAACCAACGACTTTCGTAACGAATGGCGCTACATTCACTGTTACTGCCCCAACTACGTTAACAATTACCAACTGTCCTTGCACTATCGAGAAGCCTACTTCAGAAACATCGGTTTCTTCTACACATGATGTGGAGACAAATTCTAATGCTGCTAACGCAAGAGCAATCCCAGGAGCCCTAGGTTTGGCTGGTGCAGTTATGATGCTTTTATGA
- the PET122 gene encoding Pet122p (Mitochondrial translational activator specific for the COX3 mRNA; acts together with Pet54p and Pet494p; located in the mitochondrial inner membrane) yields the protein MLTITKRLVTTDVRSRILLSSLNGKMSDALALLRQQQQTSVDVELLHTMLARAAALAHADTIAYMWYQHVMPRRLPVEGRLLCEMAGVALYQDRLFLPAQFLQHYQAMNRDRRTSPEDELIEYELRRIKVEAFARGTMHSTALREKWKVFLQEMDTLPGQPPLRLRDFPQMTKAMGIALMQQDEQAAALALFGRQPLVIKNEWSLPLLLAGVLWHVPGPAQARRVLAEFRQSYRGLPLLDAELVIKRRGFEINT from the coding sequence ATGTTGACTATCACGAAAAGACTGGTGACCACCGATGTGCGGTCGCGAATACTGTTAAGCAGTTTAAACGGGAAAATGTCCGATGCACTGGCGCTGCTGCGTCAGCAGCAGCAGACCAGCGTGGATGTGGAGCTGCTGCACACGATGCTAGCGCGAGCCGCTGCGCTTGCCCATGCCGACACTATAGCATACATGTGGTATCAGCATGTGATGCCACGCCGGTTGCCAGTAGAGGGCCGCCTGCTATGTGAAATGGCTGGCGTAGCATTGTACCAGGACAGGCTCTTCTTACCCGCGCAGTTCCTCCAGCACTACCAGGCGATGAATCGCGATCGTCGCACCAGCCCAGAAGATGAACTGATTGAGTATGAGCTTAGACGGATTAAAGTCGAAGCGTTTGCGCGTGGCACAATGCACTCCACGGCGCTCAGGGAAAAGTGGAAGGTATTCTTGCAGGAGATGGATACGCTACCAGGGCAGCCGCCATTAAGGCTGCGCGACTTCCCGCAAATGACCAAGGCTATGGGCATAGCATTGATGCAGCAAGATGAGCAAGCAGCTGCCCTGGCGTTGTTTGGACGACAGCCCCTAGTGATAAAGAACGAATGGTCACTACCGCTACTACTGGCTGGTGTCCTTTGGCATGTTCCCGGCCCAGCGCAGGCGCGACGTGTGCTGGCGGAGTTCCGTCAAAGTTATCGCGGGCTGCCGCTGCTGGATGCCGAACTAGTGATAAAGAGAAGAGGATTTGAAATCAACACATAA
- the OXA1 gene encoding membrane insertase OXA1 (Mitochondrial inner membrane insertase; mediates the insertion of both mitochondrial- and nuclear-encoded proteins from the matrix into the inner membrane; also has a role in insertion of carrier proteins into the inner membrane; acts as a voltage-gated ion channel, activated by substrate peptides; interacts with mitochondrial ribosomes; conserved from bacteria to animals), with translation MFKLTSRLVTSRFAASSRLATARTIVLPRPHPSWISFQAKRFNSTGPNANDVSEIQTQLPSIDELTSSAPSLSASTSDLIANTTQTVGELSSHIGYLNSIGLAQTWYWPSDIIQHVLEAVHVYSGLPWWGTIAATTILIRCLMFPLYVKSSDTVARNSHIKPELDALNNKLMSTTDLQQGQLVAMQRKKLLSSHGIKNRWLAAPMLQIPIALGFFNALRHMANYPVDGFANQGVAWFTDLTQADPYLGLQVITAAVFISFTRLGGETGAQQFSSPMKRLFTILPIISIPATMNLSSAVVLYFAFNGAFSVLQTMILRNKWVRSKLKITEVAKPRTPIAGASPTENMGIFQSLKHNIQKARDQAERRQLMQDNEKKLQESFKEKRQNSKIKIVHKSNFINNKK, from the coding sequence ATGTTCAAACTCACCTCTCGACTCGTCACGTCAAGGTTTGCTGCCTCTTCCAGACTGGCCACCGCTCGAACCATAGTATTGCCCCGGCCCCATCCGTCATGGATCTCTTTTCAGGCCAAAAGATTTAATTCGACGGGCCCAAATGCCAACGATGTCTCGGAAATCCAAACCCAGTTGCCTTCCATCGATGAATTAACCTCTTCAGCTCCTTCTCTTTCCGCTTCTACTTCGGACCTTATCGCTAACACGACCCAAACAGTGGGCGAGTTGTCCTCCCATATAGGGTACTTAAATAGCATTGGCCTGGCCCAAACCTGGTACTGGCCCTCGGACATTATCCAACACGTCTTGGAGGCCGTTCATGTTTACTCTGGGTTGCCTTGGTGGGGAACTATCGCGGCCACCACCATCCTCATTCGATGCCTGATGTTTCCCCTCTATGTCAAGTCCTCTGATACTGTTGCTAGAAATTCCCATATCAAGCCCGAGCTGGACGCCTTGAATAATAAGCTAATGTCCACTACAGATTTGCAACAAGGTCAGCTAGTCGCCAtgcaaaggaaaaaactgCTCTCCTCGCACGGCATTAAGAACAGATGGCTGGCCGCACCCATGCTACAAATTCCAATCGCCCTTGGGTTTTTCAACGCATTGAGACACATGGCTAACTACCCAGTAGATGGGTTCGCTAATCAAGGTGTCGCTTGGTTTACAGACTTGACTCAAGCAGACCCTTACTTAGGTTTGCAAGTAATCACTGCCGCTGTGTTCATCTCATTTACAAGGCTGGGGGGTGAGACTGGTGCTCAACAATTCAGTTCTCCCATGAAGCGTCTTTTCACTATTCTACCGATCATTTCTATACCGGCCACAATGAACTTATCGTCCGCTGTGGTCCTCTACTTTGCCTTTAATGGTGCCTTCTCCGTCCTACAGACAATGATTTTGAGAAACAAATGGGTTCGTTCGAAACTGAAGATAACAGAAGTAGCTAAACCAAGGACTCCTATCGCTGGCGCTTCCCCCACAGAGAACATGGGCATCTTCCAATCATTAAAACATAACATTCAAAAGGCAAGAGATCAGGCGGAAAGAAGGCAATTGATGCAAGATAATGAGAAGAAGTTACAAGAAAGCTTCAAGGAGAAGAGGCAGAAttccaaaatcaaaattgttCACAAATCAAACTTCattaataacaaaaaatga
- a CDS encoding 2-aminoadipate transaminase (Protein with 2-aminoadipate transaminase activity; shares amino acid similarity with the aminotransferases Aro8p and Aro9p; YER152C is not an essential gene), which yields MKYKEINFFKGHPSSRLLPREAVIQATAAILGPETREYDNDPYNRHPLTYGSDEGALWVREQICTFLNDQLFKFENGARSRTRADYLNLNSGASYGMLNILLQTTLPHNGYTRQAFIITPTYFLINNCFTDAGFKGKMTAINEQGHDSIDFESLISALEQHEAEPQPHSTTEMIQGPKLTKKVYRYVMYCIPTFANPSGNTYSLETRRRLIDIARKYDMLIITDDVYDILDYTTPSDELPSPPLRMVHIDRSTAPSGEDSFGNTVSNATFSKLIAPGLRFGYHESINANLARQLSKGGANVSGGTPSQLNSMIVGEMLRSGAAQRCIAHLRSVYSERATVLTSALKKYMPLGTEIMPLKGGYFTWITLPPAYNAMEISTILAKKFNVILADGSNFEVIGDEKNWGQSCFRLSISFLEVDDIDRGIELFGAVCKSHAITNNITM from the coding sequence ATGAAATACAAGgaaatcaatttcttcaaggGCCATCCGAGCTCGAGGTTGCTGCCTCGAGAAGCAGTAATTCAAGCGACTGCGGCTATATTGGGGCCCGAGACCAGGGAGTACGATAACGACCCCTATAACAGGCATCCGCTGACGTACGGTTCGGACGAAGGTGCCCTGTGGGTGCGAGAGCAGATTTGTACGTTTCTGAATGATCAGCTGTTTAAGTTCGAAAATGGGGCTCGGAGCAGGACACGGGCAGACTATTTGAATCTGAATAGCGGCGCTTCGTATGGCATGCTGAACATCCTTCTGCAAACAACCTTGCCACATAACGGGTATACCAGGCAGGCGTTCATCATCACGCCAACATATTTCTTGATCAACAATTGCTTCACAGATGCGGGATTCAAGGGGAAAATGACCGCCATCAACGAGCAGGGCCACGACTCGATTGATTTCGAGTCGTTGATTTCTGCCCTTGAGCAGCACGAGGCGGAGCCGCAGCCCCATAGTACCACAGAGATGATTCAGGGGCCAAAGTTGACCAAGAAGGTCTACAGGTACGTTATGTACTGCATCCCGACGTTTGCAAACCCATCGGGAAACACATACTCGCTTGAGACCAGACGCAGACTTATCGACATCGCTCGGAAGTACGACATGCTGATAATCACTGATGACGTGTACGATATTCTAGATTACACGACGCCCTCAGATGAGCTGCCCTCTCCGCCCCTAAGGATGGTGCACATAGACAGAAGTACAGCGCCCTCCGGTGAGGACTCGTTCGGGAATACAGTGTCCAACGCAACTTTCTCCAAGCTGATCGCCCCTGGGCTCAGATTTGGATACCATGAGTCAATCAACGCGAATCTCGCCAGACAGCTATCTAAAGGTGGTGCAAACGTCTCTGGCGGAACTCCCTCACAACTGAACTCCATGATCGTGGGTGAGATGCTGCGTAGTGGTGCCGCCCAGAGATGCATTGCACATCTGAGATCCGTATACTCCGAGAGGGCCACTGTCTTGACCTCGGCGCTTAAGAAATACATGCCCCTAGGAACCGAGATTATGCCATTGAAGGGCGGCTATTTTACTTGGATCACTCTCCCACCAGCGTACAATGCCATGGAGATATCCACTATTCTTGCCAAGAAATTTAATGTCATCCTTGCCGACGGCTCCAATTTCGAGGTCATCGGCGATGAGAAAAACTGGGGTCAGTCATGCTTTAGGCTTTCTATTAGTTTCTTAGAAGTTGATGATATCGACAGGGGCATTGAGCTGTTTGGTGCTGTTTGCAAATCTCATGCGATCACCAATAACATAACTATGTAG
- the UBP3 gene encoding mRNA-binding ubiquitin-specific protease UBP3 (Ubiquitin-specific protease that cleaves Ub-protein fusions; interacts with cofactor Bre5p to regulate transport between ER and Golgi, deubiquitinating COPII and COPI proteins, Sec23p and Sec27p; mediates steady-state retention of Golgi membrane proteins with Bre5p; phosphorylation (S695) by Hog1p regulates transcriptional activation by osmostress; inhibits Ras/PKA signaling through Ira2p; inhibits silencing; role in ribophagy; protein abundance increases in response to DNA replication stress), giving the protein MNMQDANKEESYSMYPKTSSPPPPTPTNMQIPIYQAPLQMYGYTQAPYLYPTQIPAYSFNMVNQNQPIYHQSGSPHHLPPQNNINGGSTTNNNNINKKKWHSNGITNNNGSSGNQGANSSGSGMSYNKSHTYHHNYSNNHIPMMASPNSGSNAGMKKQTNSSNGNGSSATSPSYSSYNSSSQYDLYKFDVTKLKNLKENSSNLIQLPLFINTTEAEFAAASVQRYELNMKALNLNSESLENSSVEKSSAHHHTKSHSIPKHNEEVKTETHGEEEDAHDKKPHASKDAHELKKKTEVKKEDAKQDRNEKVIQEPQATVLPVVDKKEPEESVEENTSKTSSPSPSPPAAKSWSAIASDAIKSRQASNKTVSGSMVTKTPISGTTAGVSSTNMAAATIGKSSSPLLSKQPQKKDKKYVPPSTKGIEPLGSIALRMCFDPDFISYVLRNKDVENKIPVHSIIPRGIINRANICFMSSVLQVLLYCKPFIDVINVLSTRNTNSRVGTSSCKLLDACLTMYKQFDKETYEKKFLENADDAEKTTESDAKKSSKSKSFQHCATADAVKPDEFYKTLSTIPKFKDLQWGHQEDAEEFLTHLLDQLHEELISAIDGLTDNEIQNMLQSINDEQLKVFFIRNLSRYGKAEFIKNASPRLKELIEKYGVINDDSTEENGWHEVSGSSKRGKKTKTAAKRTVEIVPSPISKLFGGQFRSVLDIPNNKESQSITLDPFQTIQLDISDAGVNDLETAFKKFSEYELLPFKSSSGNDVEAKKQTFIDKLPQVLLIQFKRFSFINNVNKDNAMTNYNAYNGRIEKIRKKIKYGHELIIPEESMSSITLKNNTSGIDDRRYKLTGVIYHHGVSSDGGHYTADVYHSEHNKWYRIDDVNITELEDDDVLKGGEEASDSRTAYILMYQKRN; this is encoded by the coding sequence atgaacatGCAAGACGCTAACAAAGAAGAGTCGTACTCGATGTACCCGAAAACCTCTTCTCCACCACCACCTACGCCAACCAATATGCAGATTCCTATTTATCAAGCGCCTTTGCAGATGTACGGCTACACTCAGGCCCCATATCTATACCCCACACAAATACCTGCCTATTCGTTTAATATGGTCAACCAAAACCAGCCAATCTACCATCAAAGTGGCAGCCCACATCACTTGCCTCCGCAAAACAATATTAACGGCGGAAGCACTAccaataacaacaacattAACAAGAAGAAGTGGCACTCTAATGGCATTACCAATAACAATGGAAGCAGCGGTAATCAAGGCGCCAACTCTAGCGGTAGCGGCATGAGCTACAACAAATCCCACACCTACCATCACAATTACTCTAACAATCATATCCCCATGATGGCCTCTCCAAACAGTGGCAGCAATGCGGGCATGAAAAAACAGACCAACTCTTCCAACGGCAACGGTTCTTCGGCTACTTCACCATCGTACTCTTCCTACAACTCTTCTTCACAGTATGATTTATACAAGTTTGATGTCACTAAATTAAAGAATCTCAAggaaaattcatcaaacTTGATTCAATTGCCACTGTTCATAAACACTACGGAAGCAGAATTTGCTGCGGCAAGTGTCCAAAGGTACGAATTAAACATGAAGGCTTTGAACCTAAACTCTGAAAGCTTAGAGAACTCATCTGTAGAAAAGAGCTCTGCCCATCATCACACAAAAAGCCATAGTATACCAAAGCATAATGAGGAAGTAAAGACAGAAACACATggggaagaagaagatgctCATGATAAAAAACCACATGCGAGCAAAGATGCGCACGAGcttaaaaagaaaactgaaGTAAAGAAAGAGGATGCTAAGCAAGACCGTAACGAAAAAGTTATACAGGAACCTCAAGCTACTGTTTTACCTGTAGTGGATAAGAAGGAACCAGAGGAAtctgttgaagaaaatactTCCAAGACATCTTCACCTTCACCATCTCCTCCAGCAGCAAAATCCTGGTCCGCCATAGCATCAGATGCGATTAAAAGTAGACAAGCTAGTAACAAAACAGTCTCCGGATCGATGGTCACTAAAACACCAATTTCTGGTACGACCGCAGGCGTTTCATCAACAAACATGGCTGCGGCGACTATAGGTAAATCCAGCTCTCCCCTGTTGTCCAAGCAGCCTCAGAAAAAGGATAAAAAATACGTTCCACCTTCTACAAAGGGTATTGAGCCACTGGGTTCGATTGCGTTAAGAATGTGTTTTGATCCCGATTTCATTAGTTACGTTTTACGGAATAAAGAtgttgaaaacaaaataccAGTCCATTCCATTATTCCAAGAGGCATAATTAACAGAGCCAACATTTGTTTTATGAGTTCTGTGTTACAAGTGTTACTCTACTGTAAGCCATTTATTGATGTAATTAACGTTCTCAGTACACGGAATACCAATTCAAGAGTCGGCACATCATCCTGTAAATTATTAGATGCTTGTTTGACTATGTATAAGCAATTCGATAAGGAAACCtatgagaaaaaattcctaGAGAATGCTGATGATGCTGAAAAAACCACGGAAAGTgatgcaaaaaaatcatcaaaatccaAGAGTTTCCAACACTGCGCCACTGCCGATGCTGTCAAACCTGACgaattttacaaaactttGTCTACTATACCGAAGTTCAAAGACTTGCAATGGGGCCATCAGGAAGACGcagaagaatttttgaccCACTTATTGGACCAATTACACGAGGAATTAATTTCTGCAATTGATGGCTTAACCGAtaatgaaattcaaaatatgcTGCAAAGTATTAATGATGAACAAttgaaagttttctttattaGAAATTTGTCACGTTATGGAAAAGCAGAGTTTATCAAAAATGCTAGTCCTAGACTGAAGGAGTTGATAGAAAAATATGGCGTGATCAATGATGACTCTACCGAAGAAAATGGTTGGCATGAAGTGAGCGGATCTAGCAAAAGAGGCAAGAAAACTAAGACCGCTGCCAAGAGGACTGTCGAGATTGTTCCATCACCAATCTCCAAACTTTTCGGTGGCCAGTTCAGATCTGTGTTAGATATACCGAACAATAAGGAATCTCAATCGATTACACTCGATCCGTTCCAAACAATTCAATTGGACATTTCAGATGCTGGTGTGAATGATCTAGAAACtgcattcaaaaaatttagtGAATACGAATTGCTACCCTTTAAGTCCTCGTCAGGGAATGATGTCGAGGCCAAGAAGCAGACttttattgataaattgCCGCAAGTTCTTTTAATCCAATTCAAAAGATTCTCATTCATAAATAATGTGAACAAAGACAACGCAATGACGAACTATAACGCGTACAATGGACGTATTGAGAAGatcaggaaaaaaattaaatatgGTCACGAGTTAATCATACCTGAAGAATCAATGTCTTCCATaacattgaaaaacaaCACCTCAGGGATTGATGATAGAAGATATAAGCTAACCGGAGTTATATACCATCATGGGGTAAGTTCCGATGGCGGTCATTACACAGCGGATGTTTATCATAGCGAGCACAACAAATGGTATAGAATAGATGATGTAAATATTACCGAACTAGAGGACGATGACGTTTTGAAAGGTGGCGAAGAAGCTTCTGATTCGAGGACTGCCTATATTTTAATGTatcaaaagagaaattaa